One Aciduliprofundum boonei T469 genomic region harbors:
- a CDS encoding transposase, with product MSRKLDLYKVVKMGMKALKRANIPLYWSKYSRKDYTLHQHMMLIVLTQYVGSIERMLQIVREMRKIKRVMRLKKIPHKSTISRELRRIPERWIRIVLREIVKIMGIPNKFAVDSTGIQIYYRSYYYTQRIGEVGKIREGLKLHAAVDIERKLITNAIVTKWHTNDSPYLIPLLEEERVKEVYADKGYDSLRNIRFVLNKGGTPYIAIRNKARRGLRRRLLEKSKSPDWKKKYSHRNVIESVFHSFKRVVGDYIFSHSFSGASKLLLFKVLAYDLYV from the coding sequence ATGAGCAGGAAATTAGACCTGTACAAGGTTGTGAAAATGGGGATGAAAGCTCTAAAGAGAGCAAATATTCCTCTTTACTGGAGCAAGTACTCTAGGAAAGATTACACTCTGCACCAGCACATGATGCTGATAGTGCTGACACAGTATGTGGGAAGTATAGAAAGAATGCTCCAGATTGTGCGAGAAATGAGAAAGATAAAGAGGGTAATGAGATTGAAGAAAATCCCCCATAAAAGCACAATTTCAAGAGAGTTGAGAAGAATACCAGAACGATGGATTCGCATTGTGCTTAGAGAAATAGTGAAAATAATGGGAATACCCAATAAATTTGCAGTGGATTCCACAGGTATTCAAATTTATTACCGTTCATACTACTACACACAGCGAATCGGAGAAGTAGGAAAAATAAGAGAAGGATTGAAATTGCATGCTGCTGTGGATATTGAGAGGAAGCTCATTACCAATGCAATAGTTACAAAATGGCACACTAACGATTCACCGTACCTCATTCCTCTTTTGGAGGAAGAGAGAGTAAAAGAAGTGTATGCAGATAAGGGCTATGATTCTCTACGTAACATACGATTTGTTCTGAATAAAGGAGGAACTCCATACATAGCAATCCGTAATAAAGCAAGAAGAGGATTGCGAAGGAGATTGTTAGAAAAGAGCAAATCACCTGACTGGAAAAAGAAGTACTCGCATAGAAATGTAATTGAATCAGTCTTCCACTCTTTCAAAAGAGTTGTTGGAGATTACATATTTTCCCATTCTTTCTCTGGTGCTTCTAAACTCCTGCTCTTCAAAGTTCTTGCCTATGATCTCTATGTCTAA
- a CDS encoding adenosylcobalamin-dependent ribonucleoside-diphosphate reductase → MKVIKRDGRIVDFSEDKIFQAIMKAMNSIGGYGEEDAQRVTRKVVEKIKESRVERITVEKIQDIVEETLMLEGYINVAKSYILYREERRKIRQAKKVIGVQDDLKLTVNAIKVLEARYLLKDENGNVIETPRQMFERTARYLALVDIFYEDDIYDKEGKQKERKIDVEEKPEFLSIWEFNMLKRAFTYFSKEGYMKVDFSYVLDSLKSKWDKIERVKNKFAEVMLHRKYVPNSPTLMNANTKLGQLSACFVLPVPDSIEGIFNAVKYAAMIHKSGGGTGFSFSRLRPKGDIVASTMGVASGPLSFMRVFDVATDVIKQGGKRRGANMGVLSVHHPDILEFITSKDSENKVLSNFNISVAVTDEFMDALLRDDYYPLRNPRNGEEVKRIKARQVWDLIITQAWKTGDPGVIFIDEVNRKHPVKHLGEIESTNPCGEQPLLPYESCNLGSINLSLFVENGKIKWDDLRDTVHTAVHFMDNVIDANNYPLPQVAEMTRRSRKIGLGVMGWAEMLIKLGIPYDSEEAVELAEKVMKFINEESHRASMKLAEKRGVFPAWEGSEWWKKGMKIRNATTTTIAPTGTISIIAGTSSSIEPLFAIAFIRRVLDGQELLEVNPLFEEIMKREGLYSEELMHKVAETGSVQHIDDVPENIKRLFRTAHDIDPVWHVRMQAAFQKYVDNAVSKTVNLRHDASISDVEDTYILAWKLKCKGITIYRDGSKNVQVIYKGTKTTKQEIKEEKKKESSANALIDLTFNVKVEEKYLKVDSTFDPACPTGKCDQ, encoded by the coding sequence ATGAAAGTTATAAAAAGGGATGGTAGGATAGTGGACTTTAGCGAAGATAAGATATTTCAAGCGATAATGAAAGCAATGAATTCTATAGGGGGCTACGGCGAAGAGGATGCACAGAGAGTAACACGGAAGGTTGTAGAAAAAATAAAGGAGAGTAGGGTGGAAAGAATCACGGTTGAGAAGATACAGGACATTGTAGAAGAGACCCTTATGCTTGAGGGCTACATCAATGTAGCAAAATCATATATTTTGTATAGGGAAGAGAGGAGAAAGATAAGGCAGGCAAAGAAGGTTATAGGCGTTCAAGATGATCTCAAATTAACTGTGAATGCAATAAAAGTGCTTGAAGCAAGATACTTGCTTAAAGATGAAAATGGTAATGTTATTGAAACCCCAAGACAGATGTTTGAGAGAACTGCTAGATATCTTGCCCTTGTTGATATATTCTATGAGGATGATATTTACGATAAAGAGGGTAAACAGAAAGAGAGAAAGATAGATGTAGAGGAGAAACCTGAATTTCTGAGTATATGGGAGTTCAACATGCTCAAGAGAGCATTTACATATTTCTCAAAAGAGGGCTATATGAAGGTTGATTTTTCATATGTGCTAGATTCTTTAAAATCAAAATGGGATAAAATAGAGAGAGTGAAAAATAAATTTGCAGAAGTGATGCTCCATAGGAAATATGTGCCAAACTCCCCAACATTGATGAATGCGAACACAAAATTAGGTCAGCTAAGTGCGTGCTTTGTTTTGCCGGTACCGGATAGCATAGAGGGCATATTCAATGCGGTGAAGTATGCGGCGATGATACACAAGAGTGGAGGAGGCACAGGATTCTCCTTCTCACGCTTGAGGCCGAAGGGAGATATAGTGGCTAGCACTATGGGAGTGGCCTCGGGGCCACTATCTTTCATGCGTGTGTTCGATGTAGCCACAGATGTGATAAAGCAGGGGGGAAAGAGAAGGGGAGCGAATATGGGGGTGCTAAGTGTGCACCATCCGGACATACTGGAGTTCATCACCTCCAAGGATTCTGAGAATAAAGTGCTTAGCAATTTCAACATAAGCGTGGCGGTGACGGACGAGTTTATGGATGCGTTGCTCAGAGATGATTACTATCCACTTCGCAATCCCAGAAATGGGGAGGAAGTGAAGAGAATCAAAGCAAGGCAAGTTTGGGACCTGATAATAACGCAGGCGTGGAAGACAGGAGACCCGGGAGTGATATTCATAGATGAGGTGAATAGAAAACATCCTGTAAAGCATCTGGGAGAGATAGAAAGCACGAATCCCTGCGGAGAGCAGCCCTTATTGCCATACGAGTCCTGCAATCTCGGCAGCATAAATCTATCGCTCTTCGTCGAGAACGGAAAGATAAAATGGGATGATTTAAGGGATACTGTTCACACAGCAGTGCATTTTATGGATAATGTAATTGATGCAAACAATTATCCCCTACCTCAAGTGGCTGAGATGACGAGAAGATCAAGGAAGATAGGTCTCGGAGTTATGGGCTGGGCGGAGATGCTGATAAAGTTGGGCATACCGTACGATAGTGAAGAGGCAGTAGAGCTTGCGGAGAAGGTAATGAAGTTCATAAATGAGGAATCGCACAGGGCGAGTATGAAACTTGCGGAGAAGAGAGGAGTGTTCCCGGCGTGGGAGGGTAGTGAGTGGTGGAAGAAGGGAATGAAGATAAGAAATGCAACCACTACCACGATAGCACCTACAGGCACGATAAGCATAATTGCAGGCACTTCTTCCAGCATTGAACCCCTGTTCGCCATTGCATTTATTCGTAGAGTACTGGATGGACAAGAGTTATTAGAGGTAAATCCGCTCTTTGAAGAAATTATGAAGAGGGAAGGATTATACTCTGAGGAGCTTATGCATAAAGTGGCAGAAACTGGAAGTGTGCAGCATATTGACGATGTGCCTGAAAATATAAAAAGGTTGTTTAGAACAGCTCACGATATAGATCCAGTGTGGCATGTACGGATGCAAGCAGCATTTCAAAAATATGTGGATAATGCAGTTAGCAAGACTGTGAATTTAAGGCATGATGCATCAATATCCGATGTAGAAGATACATACATATTAGCTTGGAAACTAAAATGTAAGGGCATAACAATTTACAGAGATGGTAGCAAGAATGTACAGGTCATCTATAAGGGTACAAAGACAACAAAGCAAGAAATCAAAGAGGAGAAGAAGAAAGAATCTTCAGCAAATGCTTTGATTGATCTAACCTTTAATGTGAAAGTTGAGGAAAAGTATCTAAAAGTAGATAGTACATTTGATCCAGCTTGCCCAACAGGTAAATGCGATCAATGA
- a CDS encoding nucleotidyltransferase family protein has product MKALILAGGFARRLAPITDFIAKPLLPVGDRLIIDWIVDNIKNAGIDEIIVSTNSYYERQFRYWIKCRNDDISLLIEPTRKEEEKFGAIKGIKYAMDKYGQDDYLIVAGDNYFDFSLSQFLKFYEDRKSPIVAVYDVEDKDKARRYGVVSVDNQGKITKFVEKPENPESTLIATACYALPKKVYGLLKEYLDNKNNPDSPGYFISWLITKIPVYAFSFKGTWLDIGNLDEYRRAFNMF; this is encoded by the coding sequence ATGAAAGCTTTGATATTAGCGGGTGGCTTTGCAAGGAGATTGGCACCTATAACTGATTTCATAGCCAAGCCGTTATTGCCTGTGGGAGATAGATTGATCATTGATTGGATCGTGGATAATATAAAAAATGCAGGCATTGATGAAATCATTGTGTCCACAAACAGTTATTATGAAAGGCAGTTTAGATACTGGATTAAATGCAGAAATGATGATATATCTCTTTTAATAGAGCCAACGAGAAAAGAAGAAGAAAAATTTGGAGCCATAAAGGGTATAAAGTATGCTATGGATAAATATGGGCAGGATGATTATCTTATCGTGGCAGGAGACAACTATTTTGATTTCTCTCTATCACAATTTTTGAAATTTTATGAGGATAGAAAAAGTCCAATAGTGGCAGTTTATGATGTAGAGGATAAAGATAAGGCGAGAAGATATGGGGTTGTAAGCGTAGACAACCAAGGAAAGATAACAAAATTCGTAGAAAAGCCTGAGAACCCAGAATCAACTCTAATTGCAACCGCCTGCTACGCGCTTCCTAAAAAGGTATATGGGCTGCTAAAAGAGTACTTGGATAATAAGAACAATCCAGATAGCCCCGGGTACTTTATTTCTTGGCTAATAACTAAAATTCCAGTGTATGCTTTTTCATTTAAAGGCACTTGGCTCGATATTGGAAACTTAGATGAGTATCGTAGGGCTTTCAACATGTTTTGA
- the purB gene encoding adenylosuccinate lyase gives MAVCPLDYRYGRDEVKKIFSEESKLRYMLLVEYTLMKAHAHFGNIPEYCVKAAKEAMDKVELERVKNIEKEIKHDVMAIVKAYAEKCGECGKYVHLGATSNDIIDTTTALQLKDLFRYIERDFELLENALAELAAKYKNTVMLGRTHGQAAVPITFGLKMAVFLAEILRHHERFEELKKRVLVGKMMGAVGTGAALGDRALEIQEFVMNELGIGYEEASTQLVGRDRYVELVSFFSSLATSLEKFATEMRNLQRSEIGEVMEKFDVEKQVGSSTMAQKRNPITAENICGLARIIRGFLTPMHESAILWHERDLTNSSAERFIIPHTSILIDDIMVKAANLFKNLEINEERMLENIRNNEEVMAEAIIIFLVKNGWSRQDAHEKLRQISMQPGKFRENLMKDNELRPILEGKIEELLNPKNYIGSAEKIVDNILKRKNKMRENNKGL, from the coding sequence ATGGCAGTTTGTCCCCTTGATTACAGATACGGCAGAGATGAAGTTAAAAAAATATTTTCCGAGGAATCCAAGCTCCGTTATATGCTTCTCGTGGAATACACGCTTATGAAAGCACATGCCCATTTTGGAAATATACCTGAATATTGTGTAAAAGCGGCAAAGGAGGCAATGGACAAGGTTGAACTGGAGAGAGTTAAAAATATTGAGAAGGAGATAAAGCATGATGTTATGGCAATAGTTAAGGCATATGCAGAAAAATGTGGAGAATGTGGCAAGTATGTACATCTTGGAGCCACAAGCAATGACATAATAGATACTACTACTGCTCTACAGTTAAAAGATTTGTTCAGGTACATAGAGAGAGATTTTGAACTATTGGAGAATGCACTCGCAGAATTGGCCGCAAAGTATAAAAACACAGTTATGCTTGGAAGAACTCATGGGCAGGCGGCAGTGCCAATAACATTTGGATTGAAAATGGCCGTGTTTTTGGCTGAGATTTTAAGACATCACGAAAGATTTGAAGAGTTAAAAAAGAGAGTACTCGTTGGAAAGATGATGGGTGCCGTGGGCACGGGGGCAGCTCTTGGAGATAGGGCATTGGAAATTCAAGAATTTGTTATGAATGAATTGGGAATAGGATATGAAGAGGCATCAACGCAGCTGGTGGGTAGGGATAGGTATGTTGAGCTTGTCTCATTCTTTTCCTCATTAGCCACCTCTCTTGAGAAATTTGCAACAGAGATGAGAAATTTGCAGAGAAGTGAGATAGGAGAGGTTATGGAAAAATTTGATGTGGAGAAGCAGGTGGGCTCTAGCACAATGGCTCAAAAGAGAAATCCAATCACGGCAGAGAACATATGCGGTTTAGCGAGGATAATAAGGGGATTTCTCACTCCCATGCACGAAAGCGCTATTCTCTGGCATGAGAGAGACCTAACAAACTCATCGGCAGAGAGATTTATCATTCCACATACTTCAATTCTAATTGACGACATAATGGTTAAAGCAGCCAATTTATTCAAGAATTTAGAGATAAATGAGGAAAGGATGCTTGAGAATATAAGAAACAATGAGGAGGTTATGGCAGAGGCAATAATAATTTTCCTTGTCAAAAATGGCTGGAGTAGGCAGGATGCCCATGAGAAACTCCGCCAGATTTCAATGCAGCCTGGAAAGTTCAGAGAAAATTTAATGAAAGATAATGAGCTTCGTCCTATCTTAGAAGGAAAAATAGAAGAGCTCCTAAACCCGAAAAATTACATTGGCTCTGCGGAGAAAATAGTGGATAATATACTTAAGAGAAAAAATAAAATGAGGGAAAATAATAAGGGTCTATGA